Proteins encoded in a region of the Raphanus sativus cultivar WK10039 chromosome 8, ASM80110v3, whole genome shotgun sequence genome:
- the LOC108848415 gene encoding phytochrome-associated serine/threonine-protein phosphatase 3 encodes MDLDQWISKVKDAQHLSEDELHLLCEYVKEILIEESNVQPVNSPVTVCGDIHGQFHDLMKLFQTGGHVPDTNYIFMGDFVDRGYNSLEVFTILLLLKARYPAHITLLRGNHESRQLTQVYGFYDECQRKYGNANAWRYCTDVFDYLTLSAIIDGTVLCVHGGLSPDVRTIDQIRLIDRNCEIPHEGPFCDLMWSDPEDIETWAVSPRGAGWLFGSRVTTEFNHINNLELVCRAHQLVQEGLKYMFQDKGLVTVWSAPNYCYRCGNVASMLSFNDNMERDVKFFTETEENNQMRGPRTGVPYFL; translated from the exons GTGAAAGAGATTCTGATTGAGGAGTCTAATGTGCAACCTGTCAACAGTCCTGTCACCGTCTGTGGTGATATCCATGGCCAGTTTCATGACCTCATGAAGCTTTTCCAGACCGGAGGCCATGTTCCAGACACTAATTACATTTTTATG GGAGATTTCGTTGACAGAGGTTACAACAGTCTTGAAGTTTTCACTATTCTTTTGCTTCTCAAAGCAAG ATATCCAGCCCATATCACACTTTTGCGTGGAAATCATGAAAGCAGACAGCTTACTCag GTGTACGGTTTCTATGACGAATGCCAAAGGAAGTATGGTAATGCTAATGCTTGGAGATACTGCACGGATGTGTTTGACTATCTCACTCTCTCAGCTATTATCGATGGCACC GTTCTATGTGTTCATGGTGGCCTTTCACCTGATGTGCGGACAATCGACCAG ATAAGATTGATTGATCGAAATTGCGAAATCCCGCATGAAGGACCATTCTGTGATCTTATGTGGAGTGATCCTGAAGACATTGAAACATGGGCTGTAAGTCCACGTGGGGCTGGTTGGCTTTTCGGGTCCAGGGTTACCACTGAG TTTAACCATATAAACAATCTTGAACTAGTGTGTCGCGCACATCAGCTTGTACAAGAAGGTCTCAAGTACATGTTCCAAGACAAAGGCCTTGTAACC GTGTGGTCTGCTCCTAACTACTGCTACCGCTGTGGGAATGTGGCTTCTATGTTGAGCTTCAATGACAACATG GAAAGGGATGTGAAGTTCTTCACGGAGACAGAAGAGAACAATCAAATGAGAGGGCCAAGAACAGGTGTTCCTTACTTCCTGTAA